AGTATAAAAGAGTTCCTTGGGATTCATGCTAATATCATCCATATGAATTAGCAGAAAATCGCTCATTATCTCTTCTTTATTAATCACTATTAATTCTCTCTGAGGCAAGAGCAACGAATCTGTATATGGAACTTCAAATATTTGATTTTCATCGTTTATGCAGTCTATCAAATCTTCACAAAGTTCATTTGCATATCCAAAATTTCTTTCCTGCTTATAAGTTACGGCAATAAGCCACTTTGAATAGACAATTCTCTTAAAAGCCACATCATCATACACAGATTGATTAAGATACGTCTTAATGGCAGAATTCAGAAGATTGCGTGCATCTTTAATGTATTTTTTAACCCCAGAATGAATATAAATCACTGCCAACTGTATTTTCGTTTCAGCAACTCCTGTCAAATAAATAGAGCATTTATCAAGTGATTCCATCACTGTCCTAATAGTATACTGTTCTACCGCATACTTATCGACCCAAGTTTCAATCATTTCAGCATTTGGATTATCTTTGTACATCTTTTTCAATTTAGTTAAAAAAATACTAAATTCCCTATTTAGCGCATTTCTTTCTTTGCTAATTAACCACGTCTCAATATCTGATATCTTATCAATACTAAAGGAGCTTACAGTTTCACTTTCCTTGTTACATTCAAATTTTATTCGTTCAATTAGTTCTCTAAGCGAATCAGATTGTAGCTCAAATGCATAATACCTTTGTACGTCCGTTAAGAAAAAATTAAACATATCTGTCAAAATGCAATCTTCAATTACAAACGGGATTACACACTTGGTTTCAGATAATGCGAGACTAACCTCTTTTGGCACCCATTGAGATTCCTGCGATTTTGATGTTAGCATTAAAAGAAACACCTTGCAATTTTTTATTGCCATTGGTATTTCTTTTGCATAACTTGATCCAGGTGGGATACATTGTGGAGCCATCCAACATGAAATTCCATTGATTTCGAGGATGTTCTTCACACTATTTACTTTATCAAAATCCTTAGAACTATAACTTATGAAAACATCCTTCTTCATAAAAAACACCTAATCTCTATTACTCTTTATCTCATAGCCCAACTTTACAATTAACTTCAGAGTCTCTAAGGCAGTATTTCTGTCATATTCCTTTTCGCTCTCAGGAAGTTCATCATACGGAACTAGAGTTGGATTTGTTTTTTTTAATATCATCTCTAAACTCCCCATACACCCAGCCTTCTTCAATTCTAGATTTAACGAAGACATCGTGTACGTTTTTGGCAATTCTCTCCGTAAGTTTTAGTAACTTCTCTGGCAGAACTACATCGCTAGCAAAACAATTTATAGCCTGAATTCTTCCAATTGATAAATCCAATTCATCAGGAAGCGGAATGTTCTCAATATAACAAGGAATCATTTTTATTTTCCCTTTTTGGCGTTGTTAGAGCCCGGGGAAATTAACACCACATACTGCATTTTCAACTTTTCTATCTCTATGATAGCAACTTTTTGCAACTTTTCCAACTTATTTTCGGTAGTTTTTGCAACTTTGCGAGCTTTATGCTTCAGAGGTATGTATCACCTCTATGTTTAGTATTTTACAGTACGCTTTTCATTCAATACTTATGGGGAATTTAAAAAATGCCGAGAGGATAGTTAGTTATCCTCCCGGCATCTGAATTAACATATGCGTATTATAGATACACTACAAGTAATTACTGCTTGTCGCATGTTATTTTGTATCCCAGCTTAACAATGAGCTTCAATGTCTCAAGCGCTGTATTCCTGTCATACATTTTCTCGCTCTCAGGCAGTTCTTCGTATGGCACAAGCAACGGAGTTGTCTTCTTCTCCAGATTCTTTATCTCGCCCAATGTCCAGCCTTCTGATATTCGCCCTACCGCCCATACATCATGAACATTTGAGGCTATCTGCTCTGTTAATGCGAGTAAGTCCTCCGATAGTATTACATCATCTGTGTCAACCGGTTGTGGTTTGTACATCATTCATATCCTCCTTAATTCATTATTGGTTGTTTTCTCTTAACTTCTCATTTAACGTGTCTCCGATGCAGGCTAATTGCTCATCACTCCATTCACCCATATCTGTGATTTTAATATGGCGAAATCCTTTCGTAATAAAAAGTGCATCGCTCTCATCTTGATTACCGATCTTGCTTCCATATACCACATCATCAAAATATGCGATCCTATTGGGTTCATGATATCCATACTTTAGCGTCTCATAATAAGCCCGAAGTAGCAGCACCCTGTTGGTCTTCATCATTACTCTCTTAATTCTCGGAGAGGTAAATGCAAAGCTCACCTTATCGGAAGAATCCTCTCTTCTCAAACCATTGATAAAATGCTTGTCCTGTAGTTTCTCAAGCATTCTATATGAGTTTTCTTCGATGCGGCTGATATCCACCACTTCCAGATTGTTATAACCCACCCTCACATATTTGCTTTCATTATATGCTCTAACTCCATAATAGTCCAACAAGATTCTCGGATCAGCAAACAACGTGTCAAACGCATGTCTATATTTTTTAGATACGGAGAATTTTACTATGTAGCTTTCACTTGTATAATTCTCTATAATATCATCCCTTAAAATATCTCGCTCTGATAATTCTCTAAGCAATCGACGCACAGTTTTCTCCGTGTATTCCGGCAATACAAAGGATAATTTCTCGGTGTATTCATTACACTCATTGCCAAGTATCTCAAATTGTGCCAGCGGCTTATTTCTCAGCTCATATTCATCAATACAACTACATAGTGCCCTCCACGCATTTTTGTCTGATTCGTAAATCTGCCACAATGCTTCGTAATCTTTTTGATACTCCGGAATATCAGAAATAGCACTATCCGTTCCTTTAAGCGCAGCTATGTTTTCCATTGTTAAGAAAGAGGCATCATGAATATATTGCAGATAATCACAGCCATTATGTTTCGTAAAGTGTTTATTTCTCCAGTCAAAACTATAATATGCTATGCCGGCAGACTTTATGACACTTTTAAAAGCCTCGTACTTTTTCCCATCGTGGAATAATAAATTGCTGCACTCATATATACAGTTATCGCTTTGTAAGTACTGCACTATTTCATTATACGCCGCATCCTGTGACGGATTGCAATATAACAGTGTGCAACCTTCAAATCTGACATTTTGATACTTTCCGCTTTCTATTCCGCTTAACCCTTTCTCAAGCATATTCGTGGTGCCACATTCACGAGAACCTGCAATCACAAACCTTACTTGGCAATGTATCTCTCTGCTGTCCAGATATCCAAGCACTGCCTTTAAGCCAGTCATAACCTTATCTACATCTGAATGCTCATCGCAATAATATATATAATCTATTTTTTTCGGACACAACACAGTAACTGCCGCTACATTGTTCAGTCTGCCATTAAATTCTTCACTTTCATCAAACGCCACTACTACATGTTCTATAAAACTGTACGTCAGTATAAATGGTATCTTCCCAACCAACACGTCATCATACGACTTATAGTCACGATACAAGTTTGCTTCCATAACAGGAAAGAACGCTTTTTTTATCAGGGCAATCCTTGTCTCGGCATCTTTTAACACGGCTTCCGAGGCACTACTCTCAAATATTTTTTTAAGTCTTTTCTCATAATTACTATATTGACGAGTATAATTTTCCACTCCCTCCAAAATGTTTTCCAAGCAGAAACAGTATTGTCTGAAGGCACCAGAAACATCTTCTCCACATTCTTCAGCCAATTTACGAAGTTTTTCTATATCACTTTCTCTTTGCATAGGGTTATTTTTCTTATATTCATTGGCTCGCTTTCTGAAGCATCGATGAAGTTTAATTGACATTAGATCCAATTCATCGAGATCTGGATCTATATCCGCAACATCCCACTTCTCACGTCCCGATTCGCTGTATTTGTTGTATTCCTCGGTACTCAGCGGAGTCTCTTCCGTTCCATACACTATGCATGGATGAGTGGATTCCAACTCATTCTTTACTTTTCCCTTTTGAACACACTGTTCAAGATCAAGGTTTCCGTTCTTGTCCCGTGGCGCTCTCCAACCGGCGGTCACTTTCTCCAATACCCACCTTCTATGCTCCAGCGCAACTACAGCATCAAATTTTTCCTTTGCGCACTTTCCTGCCTCTGAATCAATGTCTTTCTTTTGAAGAATTTCTTCAAAGAAAACATTCGCCGCCTCAGAAAGGTTTTTTACCACTATAGCATTTTCATTACAAGTTCCGGCGTCTTTCTCCAGAACAAGCCCTATGCTGTACAGCTTATATCGTATAGATAAGGCAAATGCCAATGATGATTCATATCTATATCTGTCATTTAAAAATTTGTCTCTTGCCTCGTCCATATCTTTATTGAGCGAATTATCCCAAGATATATCGGCATTAAACGCCATTTGAACCAAATCTATATCTGAACTGAATGTCTCCGGCGTAATTCGCTCGTTAATACATACCGGGTATACATTTGATGTTCCGTCATCATCAACGCTAAACTCGCTAATATAACAAACAGGGCACAGTTTATCGTTCTCTTTTAGCATTTCGATTGCAATCGTCTCTGCAATAAATCTATTCGTTTCGGTATTTCCTGCTGCTACAAATACATAGTCATATTCTTTTAGCATCGGCTCGAGACATTCATTTATAATAACAGCATTTTTATGTTTTATGCTATCTATATTCTCATCTGAGGCTCCATCCTGTATTA
This sequence is a window from Coprococcus eutactus. Protein-coding genes within it:
- a CDS encoding toll/interleukin-1 receptor domain-containing protein, giving the protein MKKDVFISYSSKDFDKVNSVKNILEINGISCWMAPQCIPPGSSYAKEIPMAIKNCKVFLLMLTSKSQESQWVPKEVSLALSETKCVIPFVIEDCILTDMFNFFLTDVQRYYAFELQSDSLRELIERIKFECNKESETVSSFSIDKISDIETWLISKERNALNREFSIFLTKLKKMYKDNPNAEMIETWVDKYAVEQYTIRTVMESLDKCSIYLTGVAETKIQLAVIYIHSGVKKYIKDARNLLNSAIKTYLNQSVYDDVAFKRIVYSKWLIAVTYKQERNFGYANELCEDLIDCINDENQIFEVPYTDSLLLPQRELIVINKEEIMSDFLLIHMDDISMNPKELFYTQRRLLELYILNNDFEKAKGILPELLSSFDRCKSFVDEIYHVGLYQNLFEYYSYVGDKQSAEKYYRMALENAKRNYWKGKEKKLENLKQVFE
- a CDS encoding protein kinase domain-containing protein, with the translated sequence MSIDNRAYLKIGERILLSRNKAGNDQEVYQITGRVGEGGSAICYEAVRNRNGHLETGLLKEFYPADDIENNIVYSIFRLKNGQIVPGAGTLDRFVKMRDEYMDAYNLLNDKMLESEDNRLMGNFIQIPELLYGCFDEDVESPAVYDEVDIKALSEAIDGAVPTSGYIWTRGVVGQSYGEFIKEIKRNSESNSDFKLLQVIQTVIALTEGVMSIHVAGLLHLDIKPSNFMLPYREGQIVNEHTISMYDVNTLYMVGGEYLNPMGTDGFCAPEIVEMEDQPDNRADIYSIGAVLFNAIIVKDGIGNELYVDETYGEIRQLVKSSKLFTSGEAGTNEEFMSLIVTILEKCLAPYRGGRYEACEDLLDDLEKALEIITRINCNRIGQNETLQVVKLNEAGISDPVIAIQKMLYDHPIYESLKFGNTEPKILVIGSGTYGHIFIDQCLQAGQIKGYKLHITSISDKADKDKERYLQFRPELTRFVNVNGSIEKSRHDCMYADLVFRDLKDNDDTVRFTVIQDGASDENIDSIKHKNAVIINECLEPMLKEYDYVFVAAGNTETNRFIAETIAIEMLKENDKLCPVCYISEFSVDDDGTSNVYPVCINERITPETFSSDIDLVQMAFNADISWDNSLNKDMDEARDKFLNDRYRYESSLAFALSIRYKLYSIGLVLEKDAGTCNENAIVVKNLSEAANVFFEEILQKKDIDSEAGKCAKEKFDAVVALEHRRWVLEKVTAGWRAPRDKNGNLDLEQCVQKGKVKNELESTHPCIVYGTEETPLSTEEYNKYSESGREKWDVADIDPDLDELDLMSIKLHRCFRKRANEYKKNNPMQRESDIEKLRKLAEECGEDVSGAFRQYCFCLENILEGVENYTRQYSNYEKRLKKIFESSASEAVLKDAETRIALIKKAFFPVMEANLYRDYKSYDDVLVGKIPFILTYSFIEHVVVAFDESEEFNGRLNNVAAVTVLCPKKIDYIYYCDEHSDVDKVMTGLKAVLGYLDSREIHCQVRFVIAGSRECGTTNMLEKGLSGIESGKYQNVRFEGCTLLYCNPSQDAAYNEIVQYLQSDNCIYECSNLLFHDGKKYEAFKSVIKSAGIAYYSFDWRNKHFTKHNGCDYLQYIHDASFLTMENIAALKGTDSAISDIPEYQKDYEALWQIYESDKNAWRALCSCIDEYELRNKPLAQFEILGNECNEYTEKLSFVLPEYTEKTVRRLLRELSERDILRDDIIENYTSESYIVKFSVSKKYRHAFDTLFADPRILLDYYGVRAYNESKYVRVGYNNLEVVDISRIEENSYRMLEKLQDKHFINGLRREDSSDKVSFAFTSPRIKRVMMKTNRVLLLRAYYETLKYGYHEPNRIAYFDDVVYGSKIGNQDESDALFITKGFRHIKITDMGEWSDEQLACIGDTLNEKLRENNQ
- a CDS encoding RyR domain-containing protein, with the translated sequence MMYKPQPVDTDDVILSEDLLALTEQIASNVHDVWAVGRISEGWTLGEIKNLEKKTTPLLVPYEELPESEKMYDRNTALETLKLIVKLGYKITCDKQ
- a CDS encoding RyR domain-containing protein — encoded protein: MGSLEMILKKTNPTLVPYDELPESEKEYDRNTALETLKLIVKLGYEIKSNRD
- a CDS encoding RyR domain-containing protein, encoding MIPCYIENIPLPDELDLSIGRIQAINCFASDVVLPEKLLKLTERIAKNVHDVFVKSRIEEGWVYGEFRDDIKKNKSNSSSV